In one window of Bizionia sp. M204 DNA:
- a CDS encoding isoaspartyl peptidase/L-asparaginase family protein, giving the protein MKNLLYVLILLILFFNCKSKEELEAISNLNNPEVIDSTKLQVNKFAIVIHGGAGTILKKNMTAEDETAYEAKLEEAIRVGHKILSNGGSSLDAVEKTINILEDSPLFNAGKGAVFTHAETNELDASIMDGKTLNAGASAGTKTVKNPINLARAVMEKSPHVMLSGLGAETFAQEQGLTIVDSTYFFTENRFNGLKRLKEREEKAPANRVSKKEIDNKSAFYDATIKDSKFGTVGCVALDKNGNLAAGTSTGGMTNKRWGRIGDAPIIGAGTYANNNTCAVSSTGWGEFFIRAMVAHDISALMDYKGLTLQEAAREVIQKKVPELGGDGGIIAVDKYGNLVMEFNTAGMYRASMNDQGELTIGIYKDNEN; this is encoded by the coding sequence ATGAAAAACCTCTTATATGTTTTAATTCTTTTAATTTTATTTTTCAACTGTAAAAGTAAAGAGGAGCTTGAAGCCATTTCCAATCTGAATAATCCAGAAGTTATAGATAGCACCAAACTACAGGTAAACAAATTTGCTATAGTTATTCATGGCGGTGCTGGAACAATTTTGAAAAAAAATATGACGGCCGAAGATGAAACTGCTTACGAAGCCAAACTAGAAGAAGCCATTCGCGTAGGCCACAAAATATTAAGTAACGGAGGAAGTAGTTTGGATGCTGTTGAAAAAACGATTAATATTTTAGAAGATTCGCCACTATTCAACGCAGGAAAAGGCGCTGTGTTCACCCATGCCGAAACCAATGAATTGGACGCATCTATTATGGATGGAAAAACCTTAAATGCTGGAGCCTCAGCTGGAACTAAAACAGTAAAAAACCCCATAAATTTAGCACGTGCTGTCATGGAAAAATCACCACACGTAATGCTATCTGGTTTAGGTGCCGAAACATTTGCCCAAGAACAAGGGTTAACAATTGTAGACTCTACTTACTTTTTTACGGAGAACAGATTTAATGGTTTAAAACGTTTGAAAGAACGCGAAGAAAAAGCACCTGCAAACAGAGTTAGCAAAAAAGAAATAGATAATAAATCTGCTTTTTATGATGCCACCATTAAAGATTCAAAATTTGGAACTGTGGGTTGTGTGGCTTTAGATAAAAATGGCAATTTAGCAGCGGGAACCTCAACAGGTGGTATGACTAACAAACGTTGGGGACGTATAGGCGATGCACCAATTATTGGGGCAGGAACCTATGCCAATAATAATACTTGTGCCGTTTCTAGTACAGGTTGGGGCGAATTTTTTATTCGTGCTATGGTAGCTCATGATATTTCAGCTTTAATGGATTATAAAGGTCTTACGCTTCAAGAGGCTGCACGCGAGGTTATCCAGAAAAAAGTTCCAGAACTTGGTGGAGATGGCGGGATTATTGCGGTAGACAAATATGGAAATTTGGTAATGGAATTTAACACAGCTGGCATGTATCGCGCTTCTATGAATGACCAAGGAGAATTAACCATCGGTATTTACAAAGACAATGAAAATTAA
- a CDS encoding aldehyde dehydrogenase family protein, which produces MQEVATDFGIEKALKALGVKDINEGTSTGSNNFSSGDVIESISPVNGKLIAKVKTTTKADYEKVMDAATAAFPIWRAMPAPQRGEIVRQFGNKLRELKEPLGRLVSFEMGKSLQEGYGEVQEMIDICDFAVGLSRQLNGQTMPSERPGHVMREQWHSLGVVGIISAFNFPVAVWAWNTALAWVCGDVCVWKASEKTPLCSIACQNIIASVLKDNNLPEGISCIINGDYKVGEMMTTDTRIPLISATGSTRMGRIVGVTVAERFGKSLLELGGNNAIIITPTADLKVVVPGAVFGAVGTAGQRCTSTRRLIIHESVYDKVRDAIVGAYKQLTIGNPLDEKNHIGPLIDKDAVNAYLSAIERAKAEGGTVLVEGGVFEGEGYESGCYVKPAIIEAENHYEIVQHETFAPVLYLMKYSGDVENAIDKQNGVAQGLSSAIMTNEMKEAEKFLSFAGSDCGIANVNIGTSGAEIGGAFGGEKETGGGRESGSDAWKVYMRRQTNTINYSDELPLAQGIKFDL; this is translated from the coding sequence ATGCAAGAAGTTGCAACAGATTTCGGAATTGAAAAAGCCCTAAAAGCATTAGGTGTTAAAGATATAAATGAAGGAACATCAACAGGTTCCAATAATTTTTCAAGTGGTGATGTTATTGAGAGTATTTCACCAGTTAATGGAAAATTAATTGCCAAAGTTAAGACAACCACTAAAGCAGATTATGAAAAAGTGATGGATGCTGCAACAGCTGCTTTCCCAATTTGGAGAGCTATGCCAGCACCTCAACGTGGTGAAATAGTGCGTCAGTTTGGAAATAAATTACGTGAGTTAAAAGAGCCTTTAGGACGATTAGTATCTTTTGAAATGGGGAAATCACTTCAAGAAGGTTACGGAGAAGTTCAAGAAATGATTGATATCTGCGATTTTGCCGTAGGATTATCTAGACAATTAAACGGACAGACAATGCCATCAGAACGCCCGGGTCATGTTATGCGCGAGCAATGGCATTCATTAGGTGTGGTTGGTATTATTTCAGCATTTAACTTCCCGGTGGCAGTTTGGGCTTGGAATACAGCTTTAGCTTGGGTTTGTGGTGATGTTTGTGTTTGGAAAGCTTCCGAAAAAACGCCGTTATGTTCTATAGCATGTCAAAATATTATTGCCAGTGTTTTAAAAGATAATAATTTACCAGAAGGTATTTCTTGTATTATAAATGGTGATTATAAGGTTGGTGAAATGATGACTACGGACACACGTATTCCATTAATTTCAGCTACAGGGTCTACACGAATGGGTAGAATTGTTGGTGTTACCGTTGCAGAACGTTTTGGAAAATCCTTATTAGAATTAGGTGGAAATAATGCCATTATTATTACACCAACGGCAGATTTAAAAGTAGTAGTTCCAGGTGCGGTATTTGGCGCCGTAGGAACAGCTGGACAGCGTTGTACGTCTACACGTCGTTTAATTATCCATGAATCGGTTTATGATAAAGTAAGAGATGCTATTGTTGGTGCTTACAAACAATTAACTATTGGAAACCCGTTGGATGAAAAAAATCATATTGGACCATTAATTGATAAAGATGCTGTAAACGCATACTTGTCAGCTATTGAAAGAGCCAAAGCAGAAGGCGGAACCGTTTTGGTTGAAGGTGGTGTTTTTGAAGGTGAAGGTTACGAAAGTGGCTGTTACGTAAAACCAGCTATTATTGAAGCTGAAAACCATTATGAAATTGTACAGCACGAAACATTTGCTCCTGTTCTTTATTTAATGAAATATTCAGGAGACGTAGAAAATGCTATTGACAAACAAAATGGTGTGGCACAAGGATTATCTTCAGCTATTATGACCAATGAAATGAAAGAAGCCGAGAAATTCTTATCATTCGCAGGTTCAGATTGTGGTATTGCCAATGTAAACATTGGAACATCAGGTGCTGAAATTGGTGGTGCTTTTGGAGGAGAAAAGGAAACAGGTGGTGGACGTGAGTCTGGATCTGATGCTTGGAAGGTTTACATGCGACGTCAGACAAATACGATAAATTATTCTGATGAGTTACCATTAGCTCAAGGAATTAAGTTCGATTTATAA
- a CDS encoding ATP-binding protein: MINKRLLIKNLLAHNDENSFYDKKRQIDISLKEGKAKFLKHVCALSNSNPKNNSYIVIGVEDEDSQIIGVDFFDDSKIQNLINAYLTNPPIVQYENISFPHLPEDKVVGLVTIRGTGKITSLRKNIWKYYGGAVFFRDGSISMPKVFDIDITDNNSEIVQAIEAHSQNNISHTLDGVFDFMKSRKDYEPQYKVFKEYFVVCWAGQKKTVKNETFYSRVDIELINEQVRLFYSALDEVSISFTEDSFKIIEYINLGLQKAFRYYPLEETSIHFSEHGKYNINSTLVFEPPQYNKKVLHHIYNANNALLEKVTSNHVLSERELIDLKNVPATYLICYLNGFEEAINKLIDAKLLLKNYPEIYILYKQTMRILRKVQYD; the protein is encoded by the coding sequence ATGATTAACAAACGCCTCCTCATAAAAAACTTACTAGCTCATAATGATGAGAACAGTTTCTATGATAAAAAGCGTCAAATAGATATTAGCCTCAAAGAAGGTAAAGCTAAATTTTTAAAGCATGTTTGCGCACTTTCCAATAGCAACCCTAAAAACAACTCCTATATTGTAATTGGAGTTGAAGATGAAGATAGCCAGATTATAGGTGTCGATTTTTTTGATGACAGTAAAATACAAAACCTCATCAATGCCTACTTAACCAATCCGCCAATAGTTCAATATGAGAATATTTCATTTCCGCATTTGCCAGAAGATAAAGTTGTAGGGCTTGTAACTATTAGAGGCACTGGTAAGATAACCTCCCTCCGTAAAAACATTTGGAAGTATTATGGCGGCGCCGTGTTTTTTAGAGATGGTAGCATAAGCATGCCCAAAGTGTTTGATATTGACATTACCGATAACAACTCCGAAATTGTTCAAGCCATTGAAGCACATTCTCAAAACAATATATCTCATACTTTGGACGGTGTTTTCGATTTTATGAAATCTCGAAAAGATTATGAACCACAATACAAAGTTTTTAAAGAGTATTTTGTTGTCTGTTGGGCCGGACAGAAAAAAACAGTAAAAAATGAAACCTTTTATTCGCGTGTAGATATTGAGCTTATTAATGAGCAAGTGCGATTATTTTATTCAGCTCTGGATGAAGTTTCCATATCCTTTACCGAAGATTCCTTTAAAATTATAGAGTACATTAATTTAGGATTGCAAAAAGCCTTTCGGTATTATCCGTTGGAAGAAACAAGTATTCACTTTTCCGAGCATGGAAAATACAATATTAATAGTACACTTGTTTTTGAACCTCCACAATACAATAAAAAAGTATTGCACCATATTTATAACGCTAATAATGCACTTCTAGAAAAAGTAACCAGTAATCACGTATTATCGGAACGTGAGCTCATTGATTTAAAAAATGTACCAGCCACATATTTAATTTGCTACTTAAATGGCTTTGAAGAAGCCATTAATAAACTTATTGACGCGAAATTACTATTGAAAAATTATCCTGAAATATACATACTCTATAAACAAACAATGCGCATTTTAAGAAAAGTACAATATGATTAA
- a CDS encoding SDR family NAD(P)-dependent oxidoreductase: MTHKTALITGATSGIGRATAHEFAKHGIHLILCGRRQDRLDTIKSVLQKQTEVYALNFDVRDLEAARTAFESLPAEFKQIDILINNAGNAHGLDTIQDGNTDDWDAMMDINVKGLLYVSKLIMPQMIERTSGHIINIGSSAGKEVYPKGNIYCATKHAVLAITEGMRIDLNPHGIKVSAINPGLVETEFSQVRFKGGEQANSVYTGYKALQPEDVAEIIYFTISRPTHVNIADLLVFPSAQASSTIVKKDL, from the coding sequence ATGACACACAAAACAGCTCTAATAACAGGCGCAACAAGCGGAATTGGTCGTGCCACTGCTCACGAATTTGCAAAACACGGCATTCACCTTATTTTATGTGGCAGACGCCAAGACCGTTTGGACACCATAAAAAGTGTGCTCCAAAAACAAACGGAAGTTTATGCCTTAAATTTTGATGTGCGTGACCTTGAAGCTGCACGAACCGCTTTTGAAAGCTTGCCCGCTGAATTCAAACAGATTGACATTTTAATTAACAACGCAGGAAATGCCCATGGTTTGGATACTATTCAAGACGGAAATACCGATGATTGGGATGCTATGATGGATATTAATGTAAAAGGGTTGCTCTATGTAAGCAAGCTAATCATGCCTCAAATGATTGAACGAACATCTGGACACATTATTAATATCGGTTCATCAGCTGGAAAGGAAGTTTACCCAAAAGGAAATATTTATTGTGCCACGAAACATGCGGTTTTGGCTATTACAGAAGGTATGCGAATAGATTTAAATCCCCATGGCATTAAGGTTAGTGCCATTAATCCAGGCTTGGTAGAAACTGAATTTTCTCAAGTTCGTTTTAAAGGTGGAGAACAAGCAAATTCCGTTTATACAGGATACAAAGCGCTGCAACCTGAAGATGTTGCAGAGATTATTTATTTTACCATTAGCAGACCAACTCATGTAAACATTGCCGATTTATTGGTGTTTCCATCCGCTCAAGCTAGTAGTACAATTGTAAAGAAAGATTTATAA
- a CDS encoding MoxR family ATPase: MEETRTIDIASINEKIEKESAFIELLMFEMNKVIVGQKHMLERLLIGLLGQGHILLEGVPGLAKTLAINTLSQAVHGSFSRIQFTPDLLPADVVGTLIYNMKENDFKIKKGPIFANFVLADEINRAPAKVQSALLEAMQEKQVTIGDETFVLDKPFLVMATMNPVEQEGTYPLPEAQVDRFMLKAVIDYPKIEDEQLIMRSNLKGAFDKVNPVVTVDQIIQAQKAVREVYMDEKIEKYILDIIFATRYPEKYKLAELKPLISFGASPRGSINLATAAKCYAFIKRRGYVIPEDVRAVIYDVLRHRIGITYEAEAENVTSEDIISKIVNEIEVP, from the coding sequence ATGGAAGAAACGCGTACAATTGACATTGCGTCTATTAACGAGAAAATTGAAAAAGAAAGTGCTTTTATAGAATTACTAATGTTTGAAATGAACAAAGTAATAGTTGGGCAAAAACACATGCTCGAACGTTTACTGATTGGTTTGTTAGGACAGGGTCATATTTTATTAGAAGGTGTACCTGGTTTAGCAAAAACATTAGCTATTAACACACTGTCTCAAGCTGTTCATGGCTCCTTTAGTAGAATCCAGTTTACACCAGATTTGTTACCTGCAGATGTTGTTGGTACACTAATTTACAACATGAAGGAAAATGATTTCAAGATAAAAAAAGGACCCATCTTTGCCAATTTTGTGTTAGCCGATGAAATTAACCGTGCACCTGCAAAAGTGCAATCGGCTTTATTAGAAGCCATGCAGGAAAAGCAAGTTACTATTGGTGATGAAACCTTTGTTTTAGACAAACCATTTTTAGTAATGGCAACTATGAACCCGGTTGAGCAAGAAGGAACCTATCCGCTACCAGAAGCACAAGTGGACCGTTTTATGTTGAAAGCAGTCATCGATTATCCAAAAATTGAAGACGAACAACTCATTATGAGGTCAAACCTTAAAGGTGCTTTTGATAAAGTAAATCCTGTTGTTACAGTAGATCAAATTATACAAGCTCAAAAAGCAGTTCGCGAGGTTTATATGGATGAAAAGATTGAAAAATATATTCTCGATATTATTTTCGCAACGCGTTACCCAGAAAAATATAAGTTGGCAGAATTAAAACCACTTATTTCTTTTGGAGCTTCTCCACGTGGTAGTATTAACTTGGCAACAGCTGCAAAATGCTATGCGTTTATCAAGCGTCGTGGTTATGTAATCCCGGAAGATGTTCGTGCCGTAATTTATGATGTATTGCGCCACAGAATTGGAATTACTTACGAAGCGGAAGCAGAAAACGTAACCTCGGAAGATATTATTAGCAAAATTGTAAATGAGATTGAAGTACCGTAA
- a CDS encoding DUF58 domain-containing protein, translating to MDTKELLKKVRKIEIKTRRLSDHIFGGEYHSTFKGRGMTFSEVRQYQYGDDVRNIDWNVTARTNEPHIKVFEEERELTMMLMVDVSGSEFFGTDSQFKNEIVTEIAATLAFSATQNNDKIGLILFSDAIELYIPPKKGRSHVLRIIRELIEFKPLSQKTDIAEALKFLSNVMKRKAIVFMLSDFMADDYRHNLKIAAGRHDISGIRVYDRHEENIPNLGMVQMQDQETGKSMLVNTASKRVRLAYSKHYNDRVTYFKESFSKSGAGVIDCRVDESYVKKLLGYFKQRS from the coding sequence ATGGATACAAAAGAATTACTAAAAAAAGTACGAAAAATAGAGATTAAGACACGCAGGTTGTCTGATCATATTTTTGGAGGTGAATACCATTCCACCTTCAAAGGTCGTGGGATGACTTTTAGTGAAGTGCGTCAGTATCAATATGGCGATGATGTTCGAAATATAGACTGGAATGTTACCGCCAGAACCAACGAACCACACATAAAAGTTTTTGAAGAGGAACGTGAACTAACCATGATGTTAATGGTAGATGTTTCAGGTTCTGAATTTTTTGGAACAGATTCTCAATTTAAAAATGAGATAGTTACTGAAATTGCTGCAACATTGGCATTTTCGGCTACTCAAAATAATGATAAAATCGGTCTGATTTTATTTTCAGATGCTATTGAACTTTATATTCCACCTAAAAAAGGACGCTCGCATGTGTTGCGAATTATCCGTGAGCTCATCGAGTTTAAACCACTAAGTCAGAAAACCGATATAGCAGAAGCTTTGAAGTTTTTATCGAATGTTATGAAACGGAAAGCCATTGTTTTTATGTTGTCAGATTTTATGGCAGACGATTATCGTCATAATTTAAAAATTGCTGCTGGACGTCATGATATTTCTGGAATTCGTGTGTATGACAGGCATGAAGAAAACATACCAAATTTAGGAATGGTCCAAATGCAAGACCAAGAAACAGGTAAAAGTATGTTGGTAAATACGGCATCAAAACGTGTGCGCTTAGCTTACAGCAAACATTATAATGACCGTGTTACTTATTTTAAAGAAAGTTTTTCCAAATCAGGAGCAGGTGTTATTGATTGCCGTGTGGATGAAAGTTATGTTAAAAAATTATTAGGCTATTTCAAGCAAAGAAGCTAA
- a CDS encoding BatD family protein, whose protein sequence is MNPYLYYKKHTSSVFGLPLAVLFSCMFFLFSAVSVAQVKSATDVSEIKIGEQITFQIEVETDSTDLVVFPEGATFLPLEVIETYDIDTTKNADKFNLIKKYGLTQFDSGSYTIPRQKIIINDKTLFTDSLKVMVNPVIVDTLKQGLYTIKPIISVEKSSSNWWKTLLIILLAIALVAALLYWFLWRKKPLTEEEKIALLPPYDRAKLALKQLDEHRYLEEEAYKEYYSELTLAIRRYLDEKVYDHALESTTDELISRLRLLKDGNQIDLSLETIKNLESIFKRADLVKFAKSAPDKELAKFDRKTIDEEIDHVKEVLPEPTEEEKLLDEQYKEAQARKKKRRKVIISTLVVVGLLIATFIGFGLKYGFNYVKDTLLGNNSLELLEGNWVRSDYGFPPIIISTPEVLKRIQLDSTQSENTQVDYTTFNYGSLGSNLNITLNTAVLKNQKPEDSINLVAVAEKAIQDLERKGVTNIIVKNEKFVTPNNAEGLKTFGYANFPIGTSDSFVEGEYILLHFTTQNIIQQIIIIWQKDDEYAAEMVARIENSVELKPTAE, encoded by the coding sequence ATGAATCCATATTTATACTATAAGAAACATACATCTTCCGTTTTTGGTTTACCACTTGCGGTTCTGTTTTCTTGTATGTTTTTTCTTTTTTCGGCAGTTTCTGTAGCACAAGTAAAATCGGCTACCGATGTTTCTGAAATTAAAATTGGTGAGCAAATTACTTTTCAAATAGAAGTAGAAACAGATAGTACGGATTTAGTTGTTTTTCCGGAAGGCGCTACATTTTTACCTTTAGAAGTTATTGAAACCTACGACATTGATACTACTAAAAATGCAGACAAATTCAATCTGATTAAAAAGTACGGATTAACCCAATTCGATTCTGGATCGTATACCATTCCGAGGCAAAAAATTATAATAAACGATAAAACGCTTTTTACGGATTCGCTTAAAGTTATGGTGAATCCAGTCATTGTTGATACGCTCAAACAGGGCTTATACACTATTAAGCCTATTATTTCAGTAGAAAAAAGCAGCAGCAACTGGTGGAAAACCCTACTTATTATTTTATTAGCTATTGCTTTAGTAGCAGCTTTATTATATTGGTTTCTTTGGCGTAAAAAACCACTAACTGAAGAAGAGAAAATAGCGTTGTTACCTCCTTATGATCGCGCTAAATTAGCTTTAAAACAATTAGATGAGCATCGGTATTTGGAAGAAGAAGCCTATAAAGAATACTATTCTGAATTAACCCTAGCCATCCGTCGTTATTTAGATGAAAAGGTCTATGATCACGCTTTAGAAAGTACCACCGATGAGCTTATTTCCCGTTTACGATTATTAAAAGACGGCAATCAAATTGATTTAAGTCTGGAAACCATTAAAAATCTAGAAAGTATTTTTAAACGTGCCGATTTAGTAAAATTCGCCAAATCAGCACCAGATAAAGAATTAGCTAAATTTGATAGAAAAACAATTGATGAAGAAATTGATCACGTAAAAGAAGTTTTACCAGAACCTACTGAAGAAGAAAAACTTTTAGACGAACAATATAAGGAAGCCCAAGCACGCAAAAAGAAACGCCGAAAAGTAATTATTTCAACTTTGGTGGTTGTTGGTTTATTAATAGCCACCTTCATAGGTTTTGGCTTAAAATATGGTTTCAATTACGTAAAAGACACCTTACTTGGAAATAATAGTTTGGAATTATTGGAAGGTAATTGGGTACGCAGTGATTATGGTTTTCCTCCTATTATTATTTCAACGCCTGAAGTTTTAAAACGTATACAATTAGATTCTACCCAAAGTGAAAACACGCAAGTAGACTATACCACATTTAATTATGGCAGTTTAGGGAGCAACTTAAATATCACATTAAATACAGCTGTTTTAAAGAATCAGAAACCTGAAGACTCTATTAATTTAGTAGCTGTTGCAGAAAAAGCCATTCAAGATTTGGAACGTAAAGGCGTTACTAACATTATTGTAAAAAACGAAAAGTTTGTAACACCTAATAATGCGGAAGGATTAAAAACCTTTGGTTATGCAAACTTTCCAATTGGTACTTCAGATTCTTTTGTGGAAGGGGAATATATATTGCTGCATTTTACAACACAGAATATCATTCAGCAAATTATTATTATATGGCAAAAAGATGATGAATATGCCGCTGAAATGGTGGCGCGTATAGAAAATTCCGTTGAACTAAAACCAACAGCAGAATGA
- a CDS encoding VWA domain-containing protein: MFEGVDFLDKQFFWLLLLIPIAIVWYVIKHNKQTAELKISSIKGFQATPSILPKFRHLLFVLRMLALAALITALARPRSVDVSTKTKTTRGIDIVMAIDVSASMLAKDLKPNRLEALKEVAAEFIQGRPNDRIGLVEYAGESYTKTPITSDKAIVLRSLKSIEYNTIIEGGTAIGMGLATAVNRLKDSKAISKVIILLTDGVNNSGFIDPKIASELAVEFGIKTYTIGIGTNGMALSPVRMLSNGQFQYGRVQVEIDEVLLQQIADDTGGKYFRATDNEKLSAIYDEINKLEKTEVEEFKFYNYQELFRPLVFLAGILLLLEVLLRITIFRSFV; this comes from the coding sequence ATGTTTGAAGGAGTCGATTTTTTAGATAAACAGTTTTTTTGGCTATTGTTGCTTATTCCAATTGCCATAGTTTGGTATGTCATAAAACATAATAAACAAACGGCTGAATTAAAAATATCCAGCATAAAAGGCTTTCAGGCAACACCATCTATTTTGCCAAAATTCAGACATCTATTATTTGTACTGCGTATGTTGGCATTGGCCGCTTTAATTACAGCATTAGCCCGACCACGTTCGGTAGATGTCAGTACAAAAACGAAAACCACACGCGGTATTGATATTGTTATGGCTATTGATGTATCTGCGAGTATGTTGGCAAAAGATTTAAAACCAAATCGGTTAGAAGCTCTAAAAGAAGTGGCTGCCGAATTTATTCAGGGCAGACCAAATGACCGAATCGGCTTGGTAGAATATGCAGGCGAAAGTTATACCAAAACACCAATTACTAGTGATAAAGCTATAGTATTACGCTCCTTGAAAAGCATAGAATACAATACCATTATAGAAGGCGGAACAGCCATTGGTATGGGTTTAGCAACAGCCGTAAACCGTTTAAAAGATAGTAAAGCCATCAGTAAAGTCATCATTTTATTAACCGATGGTGTCAATAATTCTGGATTTATAGATCCTAAAATTGCGAGCGAATTAGCCGTTGAATTTGGTATAAAAACCTATACTATTGGTATAGGAACAAATGGCATGGCTTTATCTCCAGTTCGGATGTTGTCCAATGGACAATTTCAGTATGGTCGTGTGCAAGTAGAAATTGATGAGGTCTTACTTCAGCAAATAGCCGATGATACAGGAGGAAAGTACTTCCGTGCCACCGATAATGAGAAGTTAAGTGCCATTTATGACGAGATTAATAAGTTAGAAAAAACAGAAGTAGAAGAGTTTAAATTTTATAATTATCAAGAACTGTTTAGGCCATTAGTGTTTTTAGCGGGTATTTTACTCTTGTTAGAAGTATTATTGCGGATTACTATTTTTAGGAGTTTTGTTTAA
- a CDS encoding VWA domain-containing protein produces MYQLEEKIWFWVLAVIPVIMLLYLVLQFWKKRAQNKFADKRLLKRLSPNQSGFKTVLKVLVLSLAFACLAIALVNPKIGTKLETVKREGVDIVFAVDVSKSMLAEDIAPNRLEKSKQLVTQIINNLAGDRVGIIAYAGKAFPQLPITTDYASAKMFLQGMNTDMLSSQGTAINEAIELSKTYYDDEQQTNRVLIIISDGEDHSELSQNVAAEANEEGIRIFTVGVGDVKGGPIPIKRNGVVLNYKKDNNGETVITKLDENNLKKIAEEANGTYINGRNTNNVVEQITDILNGMDKQEYEAKQFADFKDQFQWFLGFAIFFLFIDIFLLERKTAWLKRLNLFNENF; encoded by the coding sequence ATGTATCAATTAGAAGAAAAAATATGGTTTTGGGTGTTAGCCGTTATTCCGGTAATTATGCTCCTATATTTGGTGCTTCAATTTTGGAAAAAGCGCGCTCAAAATAAGTTTGCAGATAAACGTTTGTTAAAACGCTTAAGTCCAAACCAATCTGGATTTAAAACCGTTTTAAAAGTACTTGTTTTAAGTCTGGCATTTGCTTGTTTAGCCATAGCATTGGTAAACCCTAAAATTGGAACCAAATTAGAAACCGTTAAGCGTGAAGGCGTTGATATTGTTTTTGCCGTAGATGTTTCCAAAAGTATGTTAGCCGAAGATATTGCGCCCAACCGTTTAGAAAAATCTAAACAGCTTGTTACCCAAATCATCAATAACTTGGCTGGAGATCGTGTGGGTATTATTGCTTATGCGGGCAAGGCCTTTCCACAATTACCAATTACCACGGATTATGCCTCTGCAAAAATGTTTTTACAAGGTATGAATACGGATATGTTATCATCTCAAGGAACCGCTATTAATGAAGCCATTGAACTTTCTAAAACCTATTATGATGACGAGCAACAAACCAATCGTGTTTTGATAATTATTTCAGATGGTGAAGATCATTCTGAATTATCACAAAATGTGGCAGCAGAGGCTAATGAAGAAGGTATTAGGATTTTTACTGTTGGGGTTGGCGATGTAAAAGGCGGACCCATTCCTATTAAAAGAAATGGCGTTGTTCTTAATTATAAAAAAGACAATAATGGTGAAACAGTTATTACAAAATTAGATGAAAATAATTTGAAGAAGATTGCTGAAGAAGCCAATGGAACCTATATAAACGGACGTAATACAAACAACGTTGTAGAGCAGATTACCGATATATTAAACGGTATGGATAAACAAGAATATGAAGCCAAGCAATTTGCAGATTTTAAAGATCAATTTCAGTGGTTTTTAGGCTTTGCTATATTCTTCTTATTTATCGATATTTTCTTATTAGAACGCAAAACGGCTTGGCTAAAACGTCTCAATTTATTCAATGAAAACTTTTAA